A section of the Telopea speciosissima isolate NSW1024214 ecotype Mountain lineage chromosome 3, Tspe_v1, whole genome shotgun sequence genome encodes:
- the LOC122653871 gene encoding CDP-diacylglycerol--inositol 3-phosphatidyltransferase 1-like: MAKTSTQRTLSVYLYIPNIIGYMRIVLNCIAFAQCFSNRKLFSALYFISFVGDGIDGWFARKFNQVSTFGAVLDMVTDRVSTACLLVILSQFYRPGLIFLFLLALDIASHWLQMYSTFLSGKASHKDVKDSTNWLFKAYYGNRFFMAYCCVASEVIYIILFLLAENQSESVLVVLANNVSKISPLSFLVTLALFGWAIKQAINVIQMKTAADMCVLYDLNRKQ, from the exons ATGGCTAAAACTTCCACTCAGAGAACGTTGTCTGTGTACCTTTACATCCCCAATATCATTG GATACATGAGAATTGTCTTGAACTGCATTGCATTCGCTCAATGCTTTTCCAACAGAAAATTGTTCTCTGCTTTATATTTCATCAG CTTTGTTGGTGATGGTATAGATGGTTGGTTTGCCCGCAAGTTCAATCAAG TTTCAACTTTTGGAGCTGTTTTGGACATGGTAACTGACAG GGTCAGCACTGCTTGTCTGTTGGTAATCCTCTCCCAATTTTACAG GCCTGGATTGATTTTCTTGTTCCTGCTTGCGTTAGATATTGCCAGTCATTGGCTGCAAATGTACAG TACTTTCCTATCAGGCAAAGCTAGCCATAAAGATGTTAAAGACAGTACTAATTGGCTATTCAAAGCATACTATGGAAACAGATTTTTTATGGCTTATTGCTGTGTGGCATCCGAG GTCATTTACATCATCCTTTTCCTTCTTGCTGAAAACCAATCTGAAAGTGTGCTTGTT GTTCTAGCAAATAATGTGAGCAAAATTTcacctctttcttttcttgtcacTTTGGCTTTGTTCGGATGGGCAATCAAGCAAGCAATTAATGTTATACAG ATGAAGACTGCCGCAGACATGTGCGTTCTTTATGACTTAAACAGAAAACAATGA